The Clavelina lepadiformis chromosome 3, kaClaLepa1.1, whole genome shotgun sequence region GGTACCCAAATACCACTCAGAATCCGTTACTGAAGGCAACAAGTACAAAAAAATAGCTTAGCGAGCCGCCAGGTTTTACAGTTTGCTGATTTTTAGTGAGAAGTACCCCGtgcaacaagatgaaacaatagtcAGGTATGtgctagtatacaagtgcacaaccagatgacgtcacaatttggagtagctggggtctagcataaaaaaggcatcctgtggttgtgcacttgtacaGCAGACCCCAATAGCCATTAAGCTAGCCAAGCCTATACACAAACACAGACACATGCGCAATTAATTTTGATCTCCTGCTGCGCACTTAGTAAACTTTTCAATCTGGTTTCGTTCACTTGCTCATACTCAGTTAAAACGTATTTTTCTCTATATCCAATTTCACCTCCGGAAGGTCCGGACCTCCAGATTTTACTAACTACCGGTACCACCAAAGAACTACACTATCACCAAAGAACGTTCTGCCGTTACAGCGTTAGGAACTtggcaacaacaaaaatatgagAACGTTGGAATCATTCATTTGTGACAGATTTCAATTCAAGCTCAACAAGTCAATGAACATCTAATACAACACGAAAGAAGGAGTTCTTTTTTGCTGTTAATCGCATAAATCAACTTGTTATGATTCTAAAACTGTGTTTAAAAATTGCTAGACTGCAAGCTTTATGTTAAAAAGTATCCGCTACAAACTTTGTGGCAGAGCAATAACTGAATAAAAAAACTATACATAAAACATtgaatttagaaaaaattataattaatttttaaacttgattAAAATGCCCGGATCACGGCGGAAAGCTAGGAttgatcaaaatatttattaaaaagtttaaaaatggtGTTTTAAACcgatttcttttaaaattattcgTTTTAAAATGCCTGAAACACTTGCCTCCAGAGGTCAGACTGCTTTGTGATCATAACGCATTTGAATTCTTATGAGTTATTATGACTAAAACTTTGGTGTCTTGTGGCTAACAGCTGTCGTTCTTTGTTAGGCCTAGTCATATAGGGTGTAGGCCATGATGTGTAGGCCAAGATGTGAAGGCCCTAGTCGTAACAAGCCGACGTAGTAACTGGGCTAGGCTAGCGGGCAGATCGGTAGACAGTAGTCGGTGTATCCACTAATTATTATCACAAATACTGTAGTTGAAGGGAATGTAGAGGCAATGTAATTTAATTTCCTAATGACattattacattttttatatGATTCGCACCGTCTATCTTTTAGTGCACTTGGTGGGCCTCAATAATCTGCCCTCCATTGGCCACAGAAACGGGATTCCGGTCCGAGTTTCTTTTGTGCggttttctttaaacatcCATTTCTTGTGCACTTTAGAATGTTTAGATAGCCTAGCCTattcattgtcattttaatctaACCATGtcactttatatatttatttcggcTATAAATAtgcatgtttttaatgttagggaacatgtcctctacatcttccaacagtgtagttgtcttgttgtttgtgttataTTTCTTCTGTTAAATTAGTTAAACttaggaattattttgtgggtttgctggccatgctaacctaccatcttatagcacaattgcattattgctatcttgcatgttttaagcccaagggcttaaaacacaTTTGCCGCTTTTTCCTACTTTTTAactgttcgtgagcatgtgtttttttgtgctataactacaatgGTTAGCATTGTAACATTTGCTCCGTACAGTTactggcgaaaaataaacaataaaaaaacaaaaagatacaAAAATACAGTAGGCCAGCGCCGCCAGCCGTGACTTGCGACGAACGGCCGTAACCAGCTTTACCATTACAAATCTTGTTAAGTCAGTAGGGAATTTGTGATAAAACAGCCTATAACTTTTATAGAATACAGTCATACACTAGGCGCCGACTTGAACCGACGGCGcgcaaaaacgcaaattttggcgtgatggcGTGCACCCAATTataaattctttgtttatttattataaatcggtatgaagataaaaaatcaGCGTGCACGGTGATGAATATGGTGCATTCAGTTGTCACACTTTTCACTAATCCACTATGGGGAACTTAATAATTAGcgattaataataattagcaccacattttcaattctCACAATTGATACTGGTCAAAAAATCTATGCTAGGCCTACATACAATATGGAATTGCTGTAGTTTTCTGATGTAGCCTAACATAAGCTATAATCCATGCTTTGGTTGTCCGCATTGATGACAATCTAGACAGGAAACTTTGCAAACTGGATTTTAAGAGTTTAGAATTTGCAAACTACTTAGTTGCTATTAATGTTTGCCACAATGGAGGTTTTTCCTAACAGAACGCAAGTTTTCCTATCTGATCTTATTAAGGatgctttttatttattaacataGCTGCGTAATTTATTGTATGTATTTGTATATTAGATTATCCGCCATCCGCTGGATGGCACTTTTCCTTTGCTGAAAAGATTCGGACTGTTATTTGTTTTCGTCTGCCCCAGTTACTTCACATACGGCGCATTGTATGTTCATCCGCTGTGTTTCAAAGCGTCTTTGTTACCTCCTGCATATTAACGTTATATTGTTGgtatgttgttgttattgAATTTGCCTACACATCGCACATTCACAACTACCTAGTCCTAGCCATACGTCGCATATTGAGTTAGACTGggaattgtgacatcacaaaagtATTTGATTTGAGATTTGTGAGGTTGCAACCATGCTTGCATGCTGGTTTTGCATTGCCGGACAGAGTATATGTTTGATTTCCTCAGTTGTTGCCGCAGTTAAATGGAAAGCGATTACATGGTTGGAAAGAGGAATGCCTTGCTGTGTTAGAGATGTTGTAATTGTCGCAATCGACCCAATCTACGTGGAGTAATAGCtaaaagttcaacaaatttcaagCCAGTTTTCATGCCGCATCCACAAGCGTACTCTTTCCTTTTTTCCTTGTTTACTCTCCAAAGCGGCTCAAGAGAATGGTCCCGGTGCTGTTTTTTTGCACCTGGCGCAGTCTCCGGGGGTCGATCGAAGGGCGTTATAATCTTTCCGGTTATCGGTTGCACCTTCTGTGAAAATTTGGCGTCTCTGGACCCCCGCTGTTAAAAAACACTTTCCGGTTTGTGACTTATACGCAGATAGATAGACTGAGTAAATctcacatatatatatatagatagaTATATTATGTACCGTATACAATATATATGTTAATCAGAAGTTTTGTGCTATTTTACCCATTATATACCCATAGTTATGTTGTATATTTGAAACTGATACAAACCTGATTGTTTAATGGCACAAGTTgtggtttgttttgatttgtaTTTTAGTTCTTTTCTTAAATTTCTCCATGCTCTATACGGCCAAGCAAAACTTGCCATTCTGTTGTGTGTTAGTAAAAAGTTACGTTTATATTAACTTAAAAGAATTTGAAAACTGTTTCGTTCTATTGCTAAACCGCTAATCAAGCATATACTTGTAATGTGTTCTTAAAATAGGAATCAGGAGATACTTAATAGTTGTCAATGATGAACTAAACTACCCCGTAAAGCCCAGCATTGTAGACACAAAGAACAGTTCATGTGTTTGACTTTGGAGAAGTACTAAGCCATGACATTAGGAACTGGCAGTGAATGTGGGCTAAACTTCTAGTTGATACAACACTAAATAAGTAGCATCAAAGAAACAAAGACAGCATTGAAATCAGGTATCAATTTGTTTTCCCTTAAGCATGCTATTAATGCACGTGCACCATCACACCGTGTGCTGACTGTTTACTAGACAACCGATTTTATATACCGGTATATCATAAACTGTGATATGACCAATAATGACTCATTTTCATTTAGACTGACTTTGTTTACTGCATATATACTAGTTTATCAATTAAACGCAACTTAGAATATGCTACAGTGTGCTATTTTtctatatttacttattttatttcagaCAAAAATGGGAGGTGCGGTAGTATCAAGATTTGCAATGTAAGTTGCTATCACgaacaaatgtttttgacaTATCTTATTGCTGATGAAATATCTTCAGATATCATATATGCTATTGGTAAAACAGTTACTCTTTATTACCAAGGCGAAGCGAAGGTTAGTAAAGATTTagatttataaaatatttttaatattctagCGTTGCCAGTGGCCTTTTGTATCCAGCATATTCATCCTACAAAGCAGTCAAAGGAGCAAATGCCAGACAATATGTAAGCATGTGTAAGCACCTTTTGAGGTTATCGCTATCTCAATTTGTGGTGAATTAACACACAAATTTCTTAGGTTCGTTGGATAATGTACTGGGTTGTCTTTGCTTTATTCACTGCTGTTGAAACATTTACCGATGTCTTTTTGTCTTGGTAAGTAGGAGTTGGGTTTGCGATTTTTAGTTACAAGTAGTTGTTAGCTTCCACCTACATTAACTAAAATGCTTCATACTTTGATCTTTGGTGTGTGGAAGCTAGTTTATTGCGCTGGTCcttgtttaaaatatattctCAGAAAACTGACTTTTCATGAAGTCACCAAATACAAAGTTTAAATATCACTTACTGTTTACATACAAATGATACAATCAATGTGTATGCTATACAGCGTTTTAAACAGGCTACCAGTACCATTCGTGTCACCTTACTTACGCGTTTGGTGTACTGTATTGTATATCGATCAAAGAAAAGTActtaatcaatcaatcaatcaatcaatcaatatACATTGGATGTTATTGTGCATTAATGCATGTTATCGTACCTGTGCCACAACTCATTACATAATAATGATTCAGAAATCAAAGGACCAATGATACCCATTTTATGTTTATGAGCAATGCGAATATTAATACAGTACAGCACCATACTTATTTTATAGAAAATATAATACGTAATTAATGGCGTGGGCATATAAAATTACAGGTTAATGACATATATAAGTCTCCAGGGAGTATTGCTGATTTAACAAACCTACCATAGTGACTAGACGTTGGTAAGCACTCAGCAgactttttaaaacttattggAAAACACACTAAAGCCCAGCAATAGGTTTTTTTTATACAATATTGATTATTTGCATATATAGTGGTACTTGGTAGTGAAATATTCATATCCAAGCTGTTAAGTGGTGTAGATTGGCCTCAAAGTCATTGTTCTAACAGTATTGTTATACTGGAAATTCTCATTGACAGATTTCTGCTGTGCTTAGTTACCACACTgagttttttatttgctttctcTATGCGTTCTCTTTTATGTGATTATCActgatatttttgttcaaacaaaacgtttatattaattaaatattgtCCTTACATTACTGgcactaattaattattattaacttttaAGATTGCTcgaaatacttttttaacATTCTGCACAAACATGTACTTTTACTATGATACAATACATGGTTTATatgaattgttttgtttgtgctATATTCAGCGTGCATAGCTGTAAATTACTTTGAATTTAATTCTACAGGATGCCGTTTTATTATGAACTAAAGATCATAATAGTATTTTGGTTGGTCCTGCCATATACTAAAGGATCAAGTTATCTTTATAGAAAATTTATTCACCCGAATTTATCAAAACGAGAGCAGGTACATTATTTGTGAgcatttcattttgaaaatgttttagtgtTATCTTGTTAACGTTTTTCTGCTTGTTTAGGAAATAGACTTATTCCTGGAGAATGCAAAAGAACGAGGTTACCAGACGATGGTCACTGTTGGTTCCCGTGGAATTAATTTGGCTGCGAATGCCGTCGTGTCCGCTGCTGTGAAGGGTCAAGCAGTTGTAACTGACAGATTAAAAAGTTACAGTGTTATGGATTTATCAAATTTACCCGATAACACAGCCATTCACAGCCAAGGGCCAGGTACCGTATAAATAGCACAAGCATAATTCCACTTTTTAATGGCGCTTGTATTGACTAATGTTTTGCAAAGCCTACATGTGCATAGATTGTGCTGCCAAGGAAATGATTGATCCTTCAGATATGACATGTTTTAATTATGGTAGGCAGCCTTATCGATGTTGTTGCGTTTTGAAATCAAAGCTTTTGCATTGCAGCTGCTATCGCCAACCCAGCTGTTGTAAGAGAACGCCACCTCAGGTCGTCAAATCCAATGGTGAGCCTGGATAACCGAACAGAACCAACAGATGGTCCTTCACATCTAACTATGCAATATAAAGCATTTTCAATGATGAACTTAACCCAGGACTTCGCTCAAGATGATATAGGTACCATTATATTGTGGAATCCACTGACTATTAGCGCTCAAATCTGTGTAACATACTTTTCACACAATAATGAAATCGTGTATGTATATTCTGCTTATAATAGAAATGGATTTCAGAAATATTCATCGTAATCATGAACATGTACCATTTTGTTTTCCTACTgatttgcaaaactttctcaCAACTTTTACGATCGAAGTGCATTTAAAATCTGATTCATGCATCTAGTTGAAACATTATAtacaattaatattttatcaaGAATTTGCTTTTATATCCAAGGTAACGATAGTAGCAGCGGAGAAGATTATTTTTCCACAGAACCGCCAACTTATACCATCGATGATATGCAGATTACAAGACGAAGTAACTTTGCTGAAGGTATGTGACCTGTGTAACTTGATATTTAAAGGTGGCTTCTTTACAATGAATCAAATAATAATTGGAGCAGCGCTTGTAATTATCATCGCTATGCTGTTGTTAGTTGTCTGTTCAGTCATCATAGACATACTGGTGGGAACTACTGTGTTTGTTCAATTTTCACAGGGCTTGTTAATTTGAAGCTTGGTTATCACCTTTTTCCTTTCTGCTTTCcgcaatttttaattttcttttgatttttgttattcaaattttatttgcttgtaACTGGACAACAGAAGCAGTTCCGCAACCAGATGATTTTACAACCCGATTTTATACAATGCCAAAGCCAAAGAAAGGCAAGAAAGCCAAAACAAAACAGGTTTGGAAAATCAGATGCAAACAATAGCATATAAattaggatgtttcattttttcaccattttggaatttaaaaaagcttggggtctccctaggcggtattttgggcacaatgaaagaatctcaactttttttttat contains the following coding sequences:
- the LOC143448559 gene encoding receptor expression-enhancing protein 1-like isoform X2 codes for the protein MGGAVVSRFAIVASGLLYPAYSSYKAVKGANARQYVRWIMYWVVFALFTAVETFTDVFLSWMPFYYELKIIIVFWLVLPYTKGSSYLYRKFIHPNLSKREQEIDLFLENAKERGYQTMVTVGSRGINLAANAVVSAAVKGQAVVTDRLKSYSVMDLSNLPDNTAIHSQGPAAIANPAVVRERHLRSSNPMVSLDNRTEPTDGPSHLTMQYKAFSMMNLTQDFAQDDIGNDSSSGEDYFSTEPPTYTIDDMQITRRSNFAEASTFTKRKREPKRPEIETKIKT
- the LOC143448559 gene encoding receptor expression-enhancing protein 1-like isoform X1, which codes for MGGAVVSRFAIVASGLLYPAYSSYKAVKGANARQYVRWIMYWVVFALFTAVETFTDVFLSWMPFYYELKIIIVFWLVLPYTKGSSYLYRKFIHPNLSKREQEIDLFLENAKERGYQTMVTVGSRGINLAANAVVSAAVKGQAVVTDRLKSYSVMDLSNLPDNTAIHSQGPAAIANPAVVRERHLRSSNPMVSLDNRTEPTDGPSHLTMQYKAFSMMNLTQDFAQDDIGNDSSSGEDYFSTEPPTYTIDDMQITRRSNFAEEAVPQPDDFTTRFYTMPKPKKGKKAKTKQLPPLPKENVNPNVRRSKRKSKPNNHSNYQDLAE